The DNA segment TACGGCCCTTAGCTTCACTACGCGGGGGTTTGGCCCGCTGGGGCTTTTTCTGCTTGGCCACCCTATGCCCCATGATATTGAGCAGATCATTCACCTCCTGCTCACTCAGGTAACGCCAGCGTCCCACTTTCAGGGCGCTCTCCAGTATCACACTGCCGTAGCGCACCCGTTTGAGACGACTGACCCGGGCGCCCACCGCCTCCCACATGCGTCTGACCTCCCGCTGGCGGCCCTCCATGATCACCACGTGATACCAACGATTGATGCCTTCACCGCCGGATTCGACGATCTCCTCGAAACGGGCCGGTCCATCCTCCAGCTCCACCCCATGGGTGAGTTCCTTCAACTGGGCTTCCGTGACCTCGCCCATCACCCTCACCGCATATTCACGCTCCACCTGACGGCTGGGATGCATGAGTTGATTGGCCAGTTCACCATCGGTGGTGAGCAGCAGCAGGCCGGAGGAGTTGATATCCAGACGCCCCACGGGTATCCAGCGCCCGTGCTTGAGCTTGGGCATGCGTTCGAAGACGGTATGCCGACCCTCGGGATCCTTGCGTGTCACCAACTCACCTTCCGGCTTGTTGTAGACAATGACCTCCCTGACCGGGGCCTCGAGCAGCCGTTTAGCCACCCGTTTTCCATCCACGAATATGACATCGTCCGGGCTCACCCGCTGCCCCAATACGGCAGCCACACCATTCACTTCCACCCGCCCCTCGACGATCCAGCCTTCGATCTGACGCCGTGAACCCATGCCCGCATTGGCCAGGACCTTCTGCAGGCGTTCGCCGGTTCTCTCGCTACTCTGTTTCATGGGCAGCGGGCTTGGACGGGGGTTCATCCTCGGAATCGGTCTGATTCATCCGCTCCTCTGGTGCTGTCTCGTCCCTGGCAGTCGCTGATGCATCCTCCTCCACGGGCTCTACACCGGACGGCTCATCATGAATGGGGATGGTGTCTTCACCCTCCACGGATGCAAGCCCTTCGGGGTCTTCATCCAGATCCTGCTCTGCTTCTGCTTCTGCCTCTAATTCTACCTCTGCCTCTGATTCTACCTCTGCCTCCGCCTCTCCCTGGGTGTCCTGCTTTTCAGGGTCGACCAGTTCCAGTTCCCGATTGATGGAGTCGAGATCGCGGATCTCGGCCAGGGTCGGCAACTCGTTCAGACTCTTGAGATTGAAGTAGTCGAGAAACTCCTTGGTGGTGGCATATAGGGCCGGTTTGCCGGGCACGTCCCGGTGGCCGACCACCCTGACCCACTCCCGTTCGGTGAGGGTCTTGATGATGTTGGTGCTGACCGAAACCCCGCGCACATCCTCGATCTCGCCCCGGGTCAGGGGTTGGCGATAGGCGATCAGGGCCAGGGTCTCCAACAGGGCGCGGGAGTATTTGGGCGGCCGCTCCGCCCAGAGCTTGGAGACCCAGGGAGAGAACTCCGCCCGCACCTGGATACGAAAGCCGCTGCCGACCTCGGTAACCTCTATGCCCCTGCCCTGATAGTCATCGGTGAGTTCGGCCAGTACCTGCCGCAGCTGTTTCTTGTCAGGCTCCTCGCGCTCGGGAAACAGGGACTGCAGTTGATCCAGGTTGAGGGGGCGTCCCGCAGCCAGCAAGGCGGCTTCGACTATCTTTTTTAAGCTATCTTCATCTGTCATATCAGGCTGTTTTCGCTTTCACATGAATGGGGGCAAAGTCATCCGTCTGGACCAGTTCCAGCAGGGAGGCCTTCAACAGCTCCAGCACCGCAAGAAAGGTCACCACCACACCCAGGCGACCCTCGGTAATATCGAACAGTTCAGTAAACGGAAGAAAATCCTTGCCATGCACCACCTGCAGGACATGGGACATCCGTTCTCTGACCGAGAGCTTTTCCCTCTCCACCCGGTGGCTGCTGAACATATCCGCACGGGTCATGACATCCTGCAGGGCCAGCAGGATCTCCCGCAGATCCACATCGGGATCCTTGGTCTCCACATGCCGCTCCACCAACTCCGCATGCCCCTGGAAAGTATCCCGATGCATCTGTTCCAGGCCGTCCAGGTCTTCCGCCGCCTGCTTGTAGCGCTCGTACTCCTGCAGACGCCTGATCAGCTCGGCCCTGGGATCATCCCCCTCCTCCTCCTCGCTGGTTGGCCTGGGCAGCAGCATGCGGGACTTGATCTCCGCCAGCATGGCCGCCATCACCAGATACTCCGCCGCCAGTTCGAGGCGCAGATCCTTCATCATCTCGATATATTGGACATATTGATCGGTGATGTCCGAGATGGGGATATCGAGAATATCCAGATTCTGACGTCGGATGAGATAGAGCAGCAGATCCAACGGCCCCTCGAAGGCATCGAGAAAGACCTCCAGCGCATCGGGGGGGATGTAGAGATCGGTGGGGGGCGTCGCCAGAGGCTCGCCCATGACCATGGCGAATGGCATCTCCTCCTGCTCCGGATGGTAGTGCGGATGTTGTTCAGCTTCTTCCATGTCAGATCCTAGTGGAGGTGGATACAGGGGTTGCGCAACAGTGGTGTTGCATCATCATACAAAAAAACCATCACTCATGATTGGAAACCCGCAAAGACATCGCCTCACGCACTTCCCGCATGGTCTCCTGGGCCACGACACGGGCCTTTTCGGATCCCTCGCTGATAATGCGTTGCACCAGATCGGGCTGGGCCTCGAATTCGGCGGCCCGCTGCTGCATCGGTTTCAGCTCGTTGAGTACCGCCTCGATCACCGGCCCCTTGCAGTCGAGGCAACCGATTCCAGCGGAACGGCACCCCTCCTCGACCCACTGTTTTGTGCCCTCATCGGAGTAGACCAGATGGAACTGCCACACCGGGCACTTCTGCGGATCCCCCGGGTCGGTGCGCCTGACCCGGTTGGTGTCGGTGGGCATGCGCTTCAGCATCTCCTCCACATCCTCCGGCTTCTCCCGCAGGGAGATCGTGTTCTGGTAG comes from the Candidatus Thiodiazotropha sp. CDECU1 genome and includes:
- a CDS encoding segregation and condensation protein A, with the protein product MEEAEQHPHYHPEQEEMPFAMVMGEPLATPPTDLYIPPDALEVFLDAFEGPLDLLLYLIRRQNLDILDIPISDITDQYVQYIEMMKDLRLELAAEYLVMAAMLAEIKSRMLLPRPTSEEEEGDDPRAELIRRLQEYERYKQAAEDLDGLEQMHRDTFQGHAELVERHVETKDPDVDLREILLALQDVMTRADMFSSHRVEREKLSVRERMSHVLQVVHGKDFLPFTELFDITEGRLGVVVTFLAVLELLKASLLELVQTDDFAPIHVKAKTA
- the rluB gene encoding 23S rRNA pseudouridine(2605) synthase RluB, with the protein product MNPRPSPLPMKQSSERTGERLQKVLANAGMGSRRQIEGWIVEGRVEVNGVAAVLGQRVSPDDVIFVDGKRVAKRLLEAPVREVIVYNKPEGELVTRKDPEGRHTVFERMPKLKHGRWIPVGRLDINSSGLLLLTTDGELANQLMHPSRQVEREYAVRVMGEVTEAQLKELTHGVELEDGPARFEEIVESGGEGINRWYHVVIMEGRQREVRRMWEAVGARVSRLKRVRYGSVILESALKVGRWRYLSEQEVNDLLNIMGHRVAKQKKPQRAKPPRSEAKGRTVAKPEKSHQTRGQKKPGPGGKKQTRKSSDTATDTIWKGKRGGTRRSR